The following are encoded in a window of Ictalurus punctatus breed USDA103 chromosome 13, Coco_2.0, whole genome shotgun sequence genomic DNA:
- the zgc:174164 gene encoding disintegrin and metalloproteinase domain-containing protein 9, with product MGGEELRSSNRNPSGHFSTLLLLILTAHTDGIMNPDLFHPQTSHLENYQIVIPQLVHKRWQRHDDFAQTHRQRADPESLTYSIQIDDAVHLLHLTKNKEFLSPDFAVVSHDVHRNSTTKHREKPVLCHYYGRVSGYEESLVALSTCNGLRGVIFIGNKSYALEPALHAANNEHVLFPLENSRSDPFVCGVDSERDCGEDGSCDRTLSMETFLRKKRNLPQTRYVELALVVDNLRFVFMKSNRTAVRDEMVQIANLLDTYYRQLNIRIVLVGLEIFETSNPFDVGGDPRVVLGQFVKWRKANLTSRSDMGQLVVGQKGAYSGGILGMAYVGTVCSASSGGGISVYGDNGFQYYSTVLAHEMGHNLGMTHDDTRCKCDGSSCIMYSTATGSTLFSTCSGTDFENLVLRGGGACLLNQPPQDSVISAAQCGNGILEAGEDCDCGPPQSCNSKCCNAATCTFTKGSACAAGLCCKDCQIVVSGTPCRQSVNQCDLPEYCNGTSAFCPSDFYLMDGLTCEGGTAYCFEGRCQTLDYQCKQLFGQNAIKANDQCFSYVNTQGTKFGNCGYSGSSLVPCSVDNSMCGKVQCTNFDSNYPPAGAVISVQDIAPGVSCRNADFNLGTDVLDPGYVKTATVCAAGRVCVNFQCVNSSVLTQGQKCDAVKDCNSNGVCNNNAHCHCNNGWAPPDCRTWGRGGSVDSGPAQIDYTLRNGLLIFFLLVLPVLVLLVLGFLYIFRRDSLNRCFRRRRSKQSRATEASAPRNGQPSGNVQTPARPPPPTQGPPTYPQYPSATSGAQASSNSQGSGGVQPAIFTTQLPRNGPGVPRPIPPRNIVT from the exons ATCTGTTCCACCCCCAAACATCACACCTGGAAAACTACCAGATCGTCATACCTCAGCTTGTGCACAAACGATGGCAGAGACACGACGActttgcacaaacacacagacag AGAGCAGATCCCGAGAGTCTGACCTACTCGATTCAGATAGATGACGCTGTTCACCTCTTACACCTAACCAAAAACAA AGAATTTTTATCACCTGATTTCGCTGTGGTCTCCCATGACGTGCATCGCAACTCCACGAcgaagcacagagagaaacCT GTGCTGTGTCATTACTACGGCCGAGTCTCAGGTTATGAGGAATCTCTGGTGGCTCTGAGCACCTGTAATGGACTCAG GGGCGTCATTTTCATCGGCAACAAGAGTTACGCCCTCGAACCCGCTTTGCACGCCGCGAACAACGAGCACGTCCTGTTTCCCCTGGAGAACAGTCGGTCGGATCCgtttgtgtgtggggtggaCAGCGAACGCGATTGCGGCGAGGACGGCTCCTGCGACCGCACCTTGTCGATGGAGACGTTTTTACGG AAAAAACGCAACCTGCCTCAGACCAGATACGTGGAGCTGGCGTTAGTAGTGGACAATCTGAGG TTTGTATTCATGAAGAGCAACCGCACTGCTGTGAGGGATGAAATGGTCCAGATTGCTAATTTATTGGACACG TACTACCGGCAGCTGAATATCCGCATCGTCCTGGTGGGTCTGGAGATTTTCGAGACGAGCAACCCGTTCGACGTGGGGGGAGACCCGAGAGTGGTTTTAGGACAGTTTGTCAAGTGGAGGAAAGCGAACCTGACATCGCGCAGCGACATGGGCCAGCTCGTGGT GGGTCAAAAAGGAGCGTACAGTGGAGGGATTTTGGGCATGGCCTACGTCGGGACTGTTTGCTCAGCAAGCAGCGGCGGAGGAATTAGCGTG TATGGCGACAATGGGTTTCAGTATTATTCCACGGTGCTGGCTCATGAGATGGGCCACAATCTGGGCATGACCCACGACGACACGCGCTGCAAGTGCGACGGAAGCAGCTGCATCATGTATTCGACCGCCAC CGGATCGACTCTGTTCAGCACGTGCAGTGGTACGGATTTTGAGAACCTGGTCTTGCGTGGAGGAGGCGCGTGTTTGCTGAACCAGCCGCCTCAGGACAGCGTCATCTCCGCGGCCCAGTGCGGCAACGGCATCCTGGAGGCGGGGGAAGACTGCGACTGCGGACCGCCCCAG AGCTGCAACAGTAAATGCTGTAACGCGGCTACGTGCACTTTCACAAAGGGTTCAGCCTGCGCTGCTGGCCTCTGCTGCAAAGACtgtcag ATTGTGGTGTCTGGTACGCCCTGCAGACAATCTGTGAACCAGTGCGACCTGCCGGAGTACTGCAACGGCACATCCGCGTTCTGCCCTTCAGACTTCTATCTAATGGACGGCCTTACCTGCGAGGGCGGCACCGCCTACTGCTTCGAGGGCCGGTGCCAGACGCTGGACTACCAGTGCAAGCAGCTCTTCGGCCAAA ACGCAATAAAAGCCAACGATCAATGCTTCAGCTACGTGAATACACAGGGCACCAAGTTTGGAAACTGCGGTTACTCCGGATCCAGTCTGGTCCCGTGTTCTGTGGA CAATTCCATGTGTGGGAAGGTACAGTGCACAAACTTTGACTCGAACTACCCCCCGGCCGGGGCGGTCATCAGCGTCCAGGACATAGCACCAGGGGTCTCGTGCAGGAACGCCGATTTCAACCTGGGAACAGACGTCCTGGACCCGGGATACGTTAAAACAGCGACAGTGTGCGCTGCAGGCAGA GTCTGTGTGAACTTCCAGTGTGTGAATTCATCCGTGCTGACACAAGGCCAGAAGTGTGATGCTGTAAAGGACTGCAATAGCAATGGG GTGTGTAACAATAACGCCCACTGTCACTGCAACAATGGCTGGGCTCCTCCTGACTGCAGAACATGGGGAAGAGGAGGCAGTGTGGATAGTGGACCTGCTCAaatag ATTACACGCTGAGGAATGGCCTGTTGATCTTCTTCCTGTTGGTGCTGCCCGTTCTGGTGCTGCTGGTGTTGGGTTTTCTTTACATATTCAGACGGGACTCTCTAAACAGGTGCTTCAGGCGCCGACGGTCCAAACAGAGCAG GGCGACCGAAGCGAGCGCTCCGAGGAACGGCCAGCCAAGCGGAAACGTACAAACACCTGCGCGTCCTCCACCGCCAACGCAAGGTCCTCCTACGTATCCACAG TATCCGTCTGCCACCTCTGGAGCTCAGGCaag TTCTAACAGTCAGGGTTCTGGTGGCGTGCAGCCTGCGATTTTCACTACTCAGCTTCCCAGAAATGGACCTGGAGTTCCTCGACCCATTCCACCCAGGAACATCGTCACTTGA
- the get4 gene encoding Golgi to ER traffic protein 4 homolog, giving the protein MMSEQDALKRNRGGVQRVEGKLRASVERGDYYEAHQMYRTLFFRYTSQSKHAEARELMYNGALLFFSYNQQNSAADLSMLVLEALEKSEADVEEDVLEQLVKLFSMMDPNSPERVAFVSRALKWSTGGSGKLGHPKLHQLLAVTLWKEQNYSESRYHFLHSSDGEGCAQMLVEYSAARGFRSEVDMFVAQAVLQFLCLKNKMSASVVFTTYTQKHPSIEKGPPFVQPLLNFLWFLLLAVDGGKLTVFTVLCDQYQPSLKRDPMYNEYLDRIGQLFFGVPPKQSSSYGGLLGNLLNSLMGSGEEEEGEEVREDSSPIELD; this is encoded by the exons ATGATGTCGGAGCAGGACGCTCTGAAGAGGAACCGCGGGGGAGTGCAGCGGGTGGAAGGAAAACTACGCGCCAGTGTGGAGAGAGGAGATTACTATGAGGCCCATCAAATGTACCGGACCTTATTCTTTAG GTATACATCTCAGTCCAAGCATGCAGAAGCCCGGGAGCTGATGTACAACGGAGCGTTGCTTTTCTTTAGTTATAACCAG CAAAACAGCGCCGCAGACCTGTCCATGCTCGTCCTGGAGGCTTTAGAGAAGTCCGAGGCTGACGTCGAGGAGGACGTGCTGG AGCAACTGGTCAAGCTGTTTAGCATGATGGACCCGAACTCTCCCGAGAGGGTGGCGTTCGTCTCGCGGGCACTCAAGTGGTCGACGGGCGGCTCAGGGAAGCTGGGACACCCCAAATTACACCAGCTGCTGGCGGTCACACTGTGGAAGG AACAAAACTACAGCGAGTCTCGCTACCACTTCCTGCACTCGTCAGACGGCGAGGGCTGCGCTCAGATGCTGGTGGAGTACTCGGCCGCTCGCGGTTTTCGCAGCGAAGTCGACATGTTTGTGGCTCAGGCCGTCTTACA GTTCCTCTGTCTAAAGAACAAAATGAGCGCCTCGGTGGTGTTCACCACGTACACGCAGAAGCACCCGTCCATAGAGAAAGGTCCTCCGTTTGTGCAGCCGCTCCTCAACTTCCTCTGGTTCCTCCTGTTGGCGGTGGACGG TGGAAAGCTGACAGTCTTTACAGTATTATGTGACCAGTATCAGCCATCACTGAAGAGGGACCCCATGTACAACGAG taCCTGGACAGAATAGGGCAGCTGTTCTTCGGCGTTCCACCCAAACAGTCCTCATCATACGGTGGCCTACTAG GGAACCTCTTGAACAGTCTAATGGGGTCgggtgaggaagaggagggtgAGGAAGTTCGTGAGGACAGCAGCCCCATCGAGCTGGACTGA
- the vps35l gene encoding VPS35 endosomal protein-sorting factor-like, giving the protein MIGDLTQFFTQLPGWSHDTDSKMASVQWHSRTRSYDAESRSCRAPAVSVQSGDYHPLKPITVTDSKSRRGARKGSTSSSSSSSCSSVAPDPLSSMLEGTDPLSLFAAAASSSANETPALSHSSSSLELGRKRREKDEEVGCDFEPWSAKRGEILARFTTTEKLSINLFMGSEKSKATSPSSAVSEKVRTRLEELDDLEEGSQRELLNLSQQDYVNRIEELNQSLKEAWASDQKVKALKIVIQCSKLLSDTSVILFYPSKFVLITDILDTFGRLVYERIWSMCSDPAPLPDPFSVEDVNDTAKETCLNWFFKIASIRELIPRLYVEAAILKCNRFVNKRGIQETLPRLTAMIRGIGDPLVGVYARAYLCRVGMEVAPQLKDSLNKNFFDLLASFRQIHGDSVQNQLVIQRVEIPVYLTLYSPAIHWILQCVAYRAPDVLLTEMMERCKKLGNNALLLNSIMWAFRAEFVAARATDFIGMIKECDEAGFPKHLLFGSLGRSLACADPPEGERLPVLNEAWKVITKVRSPQDYITCAEIWVEFTCRHFTKREVNTVLADIIKHMTPDRAFEDAYPQLQSVMTKILTYFHNFSVLFSMEKFLPFLDMFQKDSVRVEVCKSIMDVFIKHQQEATRDPVILNALLHVCKTMHDSVNALTVEDEKRALALLINGFVRMVSFGRDFEQQLSFCVEARATFCNLEPVVVQLIHTVNHLSMETRRVMGGNHSRKTAAFVRACAAYSFITIPSLGSIFSRLHLYLLSGQVALANQCLSQADSFLKAAVSILPEVPRVISVEGKQRSSEPFLLDFINNFLSTLLVVPDHPEQGVLYLVRGLLNMVQDYTWEDNSDAKVRVYVSALPLLAAMSQESYLYTIPKVDSNETLYGGDPKFIAEISRVCDTLIGQVLDYLKTLGQDEGARRQGSLAFSLFSCLLAHGDLRNNKLNQLAVNLWNLSHKNGYCDTRASVRTLEHIRQQAQQPDMAHLSDMLLRLSLQSRA; this is encoded by the exons ATGATAGGCGATCTTACCCAGTTCTTTACACAACTTCCGGGTTGGTCACATGACACTGACTCCAAGATGGCTTCCGTTCAGTG GCATTCCCGCACGCGCAGCTACGACGCGGAGTCGCGGAGCTGCCGTGCTCCGGCCGTGTCGGTCCAGAGCGGCGATTACCATCCGCTTAAACCCATTACA GTGACGGATTCCAAGTCCCGGCGCGGAGCACGGAAAGGCAGCACGTCCTCGTCGTCATCGTCTTCCTGTAGCTCTGTCGCTCCTGACCCTCTGAGCTCCATGCTGGAAGGCACGGACCCTCTGTCCCTCTTCGCCGCCGCCGCCTCGTCCTCGGCCAACGAAACTCCTGCGCTGTCTCACAGCAGCTCTTCCTTG GAGCTCGGGAGGAAGCGGAGGGAAAAAGATGAGGAAGTGGGCTGCGACTTTGAGCCGTGGTCCGCGAAACGGGGCGAGATCCTGGCCAGGTTCACGACCACCGAGAAGCTCTCCATA AATCTCTTCATGGGCTCTGAGAAAA gtaAAGCCACCAGCCCCAGCTCTGCAGTCTCAGAGAAAGTGCGCACTCGTCTGGAGGAGTTAGACGACCTGGAGGAA ggctCTCAGAGGGAGCTGCTGAACCTCTCTCAGCAGGATTACGTGAACCGGATCGAGGAACTGAATCAGTCCCTAAAGGAAGCTTGGGCTTCGGACCAGAAGGTCAAAGCGCTCAAAATCGTCATCCAG TGCTCCAAGCTGCTTTCGGACACGTCCGTCATCCTGTTCTACCCCAGCAAGTTCGTCCTCATCACCGACATCCTGGACACTTTCG GTCGTCTGGTGTACGAAAGAATCTGGTCCATGTGCTCGGATCCCGCTCCGCTTCCAG ACCCGTTCTCCGTGGAGGATGTGAACGACACGGCCAAAGAGACGTGCCTCAACTGGTTCTTCAAAATCGCCTCCATCAGAGAGCTCATCCCTCGCCT GTACGTGGAGGCCGCTATACTGAAGTGCAACCGGTTCGTGAACAAGCG CGGGATCCAGGAGACTCTCCCGCGGCTCACGGCGATGATCCGAGGCATCGGAGACCCTTTAGTCGGCGTGTACGCTCGAGCCTACCTGTGCAGG GTGGGCATGGAGGTGGCGCCGCAGCTCAAGGACAGCCTGAACAAGAACTTCTTCGACCTCCTGGCGTCCTTCAGACAGATTCACGGCGACAGCGTTCAGAACCAGCTGGTCATCCAGAGGGTGGAGATTCCCGTCTACCTCACGCTGTATTCTCCTGCCATCCACTGGATCCTGCAGTGTGTGGCCTACCGAGCACccgat GTGCTGCTGACAGAAATGATGGAGAGGTGCAAGAAGCTGGGCAACAA CGCGCTCCTGCTGAACTCCATCATGTGGGCTTTCCGGGCCGAGTTCGTCGCTGCCAGAGCCACCGATTTTATCGGTATGATCAAGGAGTGTGACGAGGCCGGGTTTCCCAAG CACCTGCTCTTCGGTTCTCTGGGCCGTAGTTTGGCCTGCGCCGACCCTCCCGAGGGCGAGAGGTTGCCCGTCCTTAACGAGGCCTGGAAGGTCATCACAAAAGTGCGCAGCCCGCAG GACTACATCACCTGTGCTGAAATCTGGGTGGAGTTCACCTGCCGTCACTTCACT AAACGAGAGGTGAACACCGTGCTGGCCGACATCATCAAGCACATGACGCCCGACCGTGCGTTCGAGGACGCTTATCCGCAG TTGCAGTCGGTGATGACGAAGATCCTCACGTACTTTCACAACTTCTCCGTCCTCTTCTCCATG GAGAAGTTCCTACCCTTCTTGGACATGTTCCAGAAAGACAGCGTGCGAGTGGAAGTCTGTAAATCCATCATGGACGTCTTCATCAA ACACCAGCAGGAGGCGACCCGCGATCCCGTCATCCTTAACGCTCTGCTGCACGTCTGCAAAACCATGCACGACTCCGTCAA CGCTCTCACGGTGGAGGATGAGAAACGAGCTCTAGCTCTGCTGATCAACGGTTTCGTCCGCATG GTGTCTTTCGGCCGGGACTTCGAGCAGCAGCTGAGTTTCTGCGTGGAGGCCAGAGCCACGTTCTGCAACTTGGAGCCGGTCGTCGTTCAGCTCATTCAC ACGGTGAACCATTTGTCCATGGAGACGAGACGAGTGATGGGCGGGAACCACTCGCGCAAAACGGCCGCGTTCGTCCGG GCGTGCGCAGCGTACAGTTTCATCACCATTCCGTCTCTCGGGAGCATCTTCAGCCGCCTCCATCTCTACCTGCTTTCAGGACAGGTGGCGTTGGCCAATCAGTGTCTCTCCCAAG ccgaTTCGTTTCTGAAGGCAGCGGTCAGTATTTTGCCCGAGGTGCCACGTGTCATTAGCGTCGAGGGTAAACAGCGTTCCTCTGAACCCTTTCTCCTCGACTTCATCAACAACTTCCTGTCCACACTGCTGGTGGTGCCG gaccaccctgagcagggcgtgtTGTACTTGGTGAGAGGATTGTTGAACATGGTGCAGGATTACACGTGGGAGGACAACAGCGACGCTAAAGTGCGTGTGTACGTCAGCGCGTTACCGCTGCTGGCTGCCATGAGTCAGGAGAGCTATCTCTACACCATTCctaaag TGGACTCGAACGAGACGCTGTACGGCGGCGACCCCAAGTTTATAGCCGAGATCAGTCGAGTGTGTGACACTCTGATTGGCCAGGTGCTGGATTACCTGAAGACTCTGGGTCAGGACGAG GGAGCACGCCGGCAGGgatctctcgctttctctctcttcagctGTTTGTTGGCTCACGGAGATCTGCGCAACAACAAACTCAACCAACTCGCCGTTAATCTGTGGAACCTGAGCCATAAGAACGGCTACTGCGATACACGCGCCTcg gtgcGCACACTGGAGCACATCAGGCAGCAGGCCCAGCAGCCCGACATGGCTCACCTCTCCGACATGCTCCTGCGGCTCTCCTTGCAGTCACGAgcctga
- the becn1 gene encoding beclin-1 isoform X1: protein MMYSFFWTMEGSKSSSTTMQVSFVCQRCNQPLKLDTSFNVLDRLTIQELIAPLVTVTQSKQTESGNADAPAEETFVESKQDGVSRKSIPPARMMSTESANSFTLIGEASDGGTMENLSRRLKVTSDLFDIMSGQSDVDHPLCEECTDTLLDHLDTQLNITENECQNYKKCLELLSQLQEEDEDTLLKELQQLRQEEETLIQELEAIEQQRESVAMEITEARRHAQQLDTEELQYQKEYCEFKRQQLELDDELKSVDNQMRYCQAQLDRLKKTNVFNATFHIWHSGQFGTINNFRLGRLPSVPVEWNEINAAWGQTVLLLHALANKMGLRFQRYRLVPYGNHSYLESLTDKSKELPLYCSGGLRFFWDNKFDHAMVAFLDCVQQFKEEVEKGDTGFCLPYRMDVDKGKIEDTGGSGGSYSIKTQFNSEEQWTKALKFMLTNLKWGLAWVSSQFYNR, encoded by the exons ATGAtgtactcttttttttg GACCATGGAGGGCTCCAAGTCGTCCAGCACCACCATGCAGGTGAGCTTCGTGTGTCAGCGCTGCAACCAGCCTCTCAAACTCGACACTAGCTTCAACGTCCTGGACCGCCTCACCATCCAGGAGCTCATCG CTCCACTGGTCACTGTGACACAGAGCAAGCAAACAGAAAGCGGAAATGCAGACGCTCCGGCCGAG GAGACGTTTGTGGAGAGTAAGCAGGACGGCGTCTCGCGCAAGTCCATCCCTCCTGCCAG GATGATGTCCACAGAAAGCGCTAACAGCTTCACGCTGATCGGCGAGGCCTCGGACGGAGGAACCATGGAGAACCTGAGCCGCAGGTTAAAG GTAACGAGCGATCTGTTCGACATCATGTCGGGTCAGAGCGACGTGGATCACCCGCTGTGTGAGGAGTGTACAGACACGCTGCTCGATCACCTGGACACACAGCTTAACATCACCGAGAACGAGTGTCAGAACTACAA GAAGTGTCTGGAGCTTCTATCGCAGCTGCAGGAGGAAGACGAGGACACgctgctgaaggagctgcaGCAGCTCAGGCAGGAGGAGGAGACGCTCATCCAGGAGCTGGAGGCCATCGAGCAGCAGAGGGAATCCGTCGCCATGGAGATCACAGAGGCACGACGCCACGCCCAGCAGCTGGATACCGAGGAGCTGCA GTACCAGAAGGAGTACTGCGAGTTTAAACGGCAGCAGCTGGAGCTGGACGATGAACTGAAGAGTGTGGACAATCAGATGCGCTACTGCCAGGCTCAACTGGACCGGCTGAAGAAAACCAACGTCTTTAACGCCACCTTTCACATCTG GCACAGCGGGCAGTTTGGGACGATAAATAATTTCCGTCTGGGGCGATTACCCAGCGTTCCTGTGGAGTGGAACGAGATCAACGCTGCCTGGGGTCAGACTGTCCTGCTGCTGCACGCTCTCGCGAACAAGATGGGGCTGCGCTTCCAGAG ATATCGGCTCGTTCCTTACGGAAACCACTCGTACCTGGAGTCGCTCACAGACAAGTCCAAG GAGTTGCCGCTGTACTGCTCGGGAGGGCTGCGCTTCTTCTGGGATAACAAGTTCGACCATGCCATGGTGGCGTTTTTAGACTGCGTGCAGCAGTTTAAAGAGGAAGTGGAGAAAGGCGACACGGGGTTCTGCCTACCGTACAG AATGGACGTGGACAAGGGGAAGATCGAGGACACGGGCGGAAGCGGAGGATCGTACTCCATTAAAACGCAGTTCAACTCCGAGGAGCAGTGGACCAAGGCGCTCAAGTTTATGCTCACCAATCTGAAATGGGGCCTGGCGTGGGTCTCGTCCCAATTCTACAACCGTTAA
- the becn1 gene encoding beclin-1 isoform X2, producing MEGSKSSSTTMQVSFVCQRCNQPLKLDTSFNVLDRLTIQELIAPLVTVTQSKQTESGNADAPAEETFVESKQDGVSRKSIPPARMMSTESANSFTLIGEASDGGTMENLSRRLKVTSDLFDIMSGQSDVDHPLCEECTDTLLDHLDTQLNITENECQNYKKCLELLSQLQEEDEDTLLKELQQLRQEEETLIQELEAIEQQRESVAMEITEARRHAQQLDTEELQYQKEYCEFKRQQLELDDELKSVDNQMRYCQAQLDRLKKTNVFNATFHIWHSGQFGTINNFRLGRLPSVPVEWNEINAAWGQTVLLLHALANKMGLRFQRYRLVPYGNHSYLESLTDKSKELPLYCSGGLRFFWDNKFDHAMVAFLDCVQQFKEEVEKGDTGFCLPYRMDVDKGKIEDTGGSGGSYSIKTQFNSEEQWTKALKFMLTNLKWGLAWVSSQFYNR from the exons ATGGAGGGCTCCAAGTCGTCCAGCACCACCATGCAGGTGAGCTTCGTGTGTCAGCGCTGCAACCAGCCTCTCAAACTCGACACTAGCTTCAACGTCCTGGACCGCCTCACCATCCAGGAGCTCATCG CTCCACTGGTCACTGTGACACAGAGCAAGCAAACAGAAAGCGGAAATGCAGACGCTCCGGCCGAG GAGACGTTTGTGGAGAGTAAGCAGGACGGCGTCTCGCGCAAGTCCATCCCTCCTGCCAG GATGATGTCCACAGAAAGCGCTAACAGCTTCACGCTGATCGGCGAGGCCTCGGACGGAGGAACCATGGAGAACCTGAGCCGCAGGTTAAAG GTAACGAGCGATCTGTTCGACATCATGTCGGGTCAGAGCGACGTGGATCACCCGCTGTGTGAGGAGTGTACAGACACGCTGCTCGATCACCTGGACACACAGCTTAACATCACCGAGAACGAGTGTCAGAACTACAA GAAGTGTCTGGAGCTTCTATCGCAGCTGCAGGAGGAAGACGAGGACACgctgctgaaggagctgcaGCAGCTCAGGCAGGAGGAGGAGACGCTCATCCAGGAGCTGGAGGCCATCGAGCAGCAGAGGGAATCCGTCGCCATGGAGATCACAGAGGCACGACGCCACGCCCAGCAGCTGGATACCGAGGAGCTGCA GTACCAGAAGGAGTACTGCGAGTTTAAACGGCAGCAGCTGGAGCTGGACGATGAACTGAAGAGTGTGGACAATCAGATGCGCTACTGCCAGGCTCAACTGGACCGGCTGAAGAAAACCAACGTCTTTAACGCCACCTTTCACATCTG GCACAGCGGGCAGTTTGGGACGATAAATAATTTCCGTCTGGGGCGATTACCCAGCGTTCCTGTGGAGTGGAACGAGATCAACGCTGCCTGGGGTCAGACTGTCCTGCTGCTGCACGCTCTCGCGAACAAGATGGGGCTGCGCTTCCAGAG ATATCGGCTCGTTCCTTACGGAAACCACTCGTACCTGGAGTCGCTCACAGACAAGTCCAAG GAGTTGCCGCTGTACTGCTCGGGAGGGCTGCGCTTCTTCTGGGATAACAAGTTCGACCATGCCATGGTGGCGTTTTTAGACTGCGTGCAGCAGTTTAAAGAGGAAGTGGAGAAAGGCGACACGGGGTTCTGCCTACCGTACAG AATGGACGTGGACAAGGGGAAGATCGAGGACACGGGCGGAAGCGGAGGATCGTACTCCATTAAAACGCAGTTCAACTCCGAGGAGCAGTGGACCAAGGCGCTCAAGTTTATGCTCACCAATCTGAAATGGGGCCTGGCGTGGGTCTCGTCCCAATTCTACAACCGTTAA